A single Bacillus sp. HMF5848 DNA region contains:
- a CDS encoding recombinase family protein produces MNFEHKYVYLVNDMFLVTDRPRPKYKEDTLPFNIYKDTIKVLTGYVRWSDDSQTLGHSLEIQESVILSRAKLEGYQVVVLFIDEATSAYHTPAQKRKVMLDMKHYALSNSNVTAVIFYEESRVTRLIEDFVLNILGPIKSARPNFIVYSTQIDGEWDENNPYVQAKLAYAHEEVVNKSQRGYDYHKSIIKNSFNPQRPGSRNPFGYDKTTLKDDDIETNEYSVLVIFIFYLYSFGYSDKKIANLLDKASIPPPSVDAKGWSDSSIRYILTNRWYIGDLAWFSRTSYHISKKKPINEIELFQNHHEALIGPNLWNVTQFFRKFKQEKDRMDSPFILRHIVFCETCGKKLVAKNATPAKSSKKYNYYRCPDCKKKIPMEDLHQITINDFSSRWARELSHYIDKAKKILNAWKSSLNANLIDLTKQLETLKYDLSMLKENHQYYPDLKESFELQIDNIKNQQLHYRAVREEIDYQLKDPMLYELLDRFKQDISSYTFEEQRSLLLLSIEKITIEFDANNHTRIVYRLTPFVDVENVINSLDDKSA; encoded by the coding sequence ATGAACTTCGAGCATAAATACGTCTACCTCGTTAATGATATGTTTTTAGTCACAGATCGCCCACGTCCAAAATATAAGGAAGACACTTTACCTTTTAACATTTATAAGGACACGATAAAAGTATTGACTGGCTATGTACGGTGGTCAGACGATAGCCAAACTCTTGGCCATTCACTTGAAATACAAGAGTCTGTGATCCTTTCTAGAGCAAAATTAGAGGGTTATCAAGTTGTAGTGTTATTTATCGATGAAGCAACTTCTGCTTATCACACACCCGCACAAAAACGTAAAGTCATGCTTGACATGAAACACTATGCTTTAAGTAACTCGAATGTTACTGCAGTAATTTTTTATGAAGAATCCCGTGTAACAAGGTTAATTGAGGATTTTGTCTTAAATATCCTTGGTCCAATAAAATCAGCACGACCAAATTTTATTGTGTACTCAACTCAAATAGATGGTGAATGGGACGAAAATAACCCATATGTTCAAGCAAAACTTGCGTATGCTCATGAAGAGGTGGTTAATAAATCTCAAAGAGGTTACGACTATCATAAAAGTATTATTAAGAACTCTTTTAATCCGCAAAGACCCGGATCACGTAATCCATTCGGATATGATAAGACCACGTTAAAAGATGATGACATTGAAACAAATGAATACTCGGTCTTAGTCATATTCATTTTTTATCTTTATAGCTTTGGCTACAGTGATAAAAAAATTGCTAATTTATTAGATAAAGCTTCTATCCCTCCACCATCTGTTGATGCAAAGGGTTGGTCAGATTCAAGCATTCGGTACATCCTAACTAATCGTTGGTATATTGGGGATTTAGCATGGTTCTCCCGTACAAGTTATCATATAAGTAAAAAGAAACCAATAAATGAAATTGAGTTATTCCAAAATCACCATGAAGCACTCATAGGACCCAATCTGTGGAACGTCACTCAGTTTTTCCGCAAATTTAAACAAGAAAAAGACCGAATGGATAGTCCCTTTATATTGCGTCATATTGTATTTTGTGAGACCTGTGGAAAAAAGCTAGTTGCCAAGAATGCTACGCCGGCCAAATCATCAAAAAAGTATAATTACTATCGTTGTCCAGATTGCAAGAAAAAAATCCCTATGGAAGATTTACATCAAATAACTATAAATGATTTTTCTTCACGTTGGGCGAGAGAATTAAGTCATTATATAGATAAAGCAAAAAAAATCCTCAATGCATGGAAAAGTTCTTTGAATGCAAACCTTATTGATTTAACTAAACAACTTGAAACCTTAAAATACGATTTAAGTATGCTTAAAGAGAACCATCAATACTATCCTGATTTAAAAGAAAGCTTTGAATTACAAATAGATAATATTAAAAATCAACAACTACATTACCGTGCTGTTCGAGAAGAAATTGATTATCAACTCAAAGACCCTATGCTTTATGAATTATTAGACCGTTTTAAACAAGATATTTCATCTTACACATTTGAAGAACAACGTTCGTTGTTACTACTTTCTATCGAGAAAATTACGATAGAATTTGATGCAAATAATCACACAAGAATTGTATATCGCCTTACACCATTTGTAGATGTAGAAAATGTGATAAATTCTCTTGATGACAAATCTGCCTAG
- a CDS encoding recombinase family protein — protein sequence MDITQYIDAKKLYDEFVIVYSRVSSAQQDIKKQILLAEAYVNNHNYEKESVIWLKDNDISANKLSMDERPALQELRLLLKQGLVKTIIVYSRDRLARNFYEYVALVKEFYQYNVNVIFTSTKQPPFSKKLSIEALYGIFAQAEGQSISGRRSDTNKQYPSNIFGFIKIGKKKNTKYVPDVNVEKDLKAFLHAIKSIETDESLFTFLVSYKKIFKNKKYDDLLRYLQNPFYAAHMETSYGYEKLHHVQPIITLEDFQANQSILKKLKNEIFNAITLASSHGIIIPHCNICKKEMTFRSSKLGKSSYYVCKKKHPEIRVDIDVFNNLISSHLKEILGSISIEKFKSDLLVYLWQLQKNAEQNLIIKNRELKNIHKEITDGYSAQSNAKLDKLVQASRKLKESIKEIHISIFKIEETRKGINDHIEIIKESMLMEMQEFDQYYLCNLFFSKIEVSNTSLIYHVTFGRYFDEGDYYELRA from the coding sequence ATGGATATAACACAATATATTGATGCAAAGAAACTTTATGATGAATTTGTTATCGTCTATAGCAGAGTTAGCTCTGCTCAGCAGGATATAAAGAAACAGATTCTTTTGGCTGAAGCTTATGTAAACAATCACAACTATGAAAAAGAGTCTGTTATATGGTTAAAAGACAATGACATTTCAGCTAATAAACTCTCAATGGATGAGCGCCCTGCTTTGCAGGAGTTACGACTTTTGTTAAAACAAGGATTAGTAAAAACCATTATCGTGTACAGTCGTGATAGATTAGCTCGTAACTTTTATGAATATGTAGCACTTGTAAAAGAATTCTATCAATACAATGTTAATGTAATTTTCACATCAACTAAGCAGCCACCATTTTCGAAGAAATTGTCTATCGAAGCTTTGTATGGAATTTTTGCACAAGCTGAAGGACAAAGTATCTCAGGAAGACGTAGTGATACCAACAAACAATACCCTTCCAACATTTTTGGTTTTATAAAGATTGGAAAAAAGAAAAACACAAAATACGTTCCAGATGTTAACGTTGAAAAAGATTTAAAAGCATTTCTTCATGCGATTAAAAGTATTGAAACTGATGAAAGTTTGTTTACATTTCTTGTATCATACAAAAAAATATTTAAAAATAAAAAGTATGATGATTTACTAAGGTATTTGCAGAATCCATTTTATGCTGCACACATGGAAACATCATATGGATATGAAAAACTTCACCATGTTCAACCAATTATTACGCTTGAGGATTTCCAAGCTAACCAATCAATATTGAAAAAGTTAAAAAATGAAATATTTAATGCCATTACTCTAGCAAGTAGTCACGGTATTATCATTCCTCACTGCAATATATGTAAAAAAGAGATGACATTCCGATCATCAAAGTTAGGAAAAAGTAGTTATTATGTATGCAAAAAGAAACACCCCGAAATAAGGGTAGACATTGATGTGTTTAACAACTTAATTAGTAGTCACTTAAAAGAGATTCTAGGTTCTATATCTATTGAAAAATTTAAAAGTGATCTACTTGTTTATTTATGGCAACTTCAGAAAAATGCCGAACAAAATCTCATAATCAAAAATAGGGAATTAAAGAACATTCACAAAGAGATTACCGACGGCTACTCAGCTCAATCAAATGCAAAGTTGGATAAATTAGTACAGGCTTCTAGAAAACTTAAAGAAAGTATCAAGGAAATTCACATTTCTATTTTTAAAATTGAAGAGACTCGTAAAGGGATAAATGACCACATTGAAATAATCAAAGAAAGTATGCTTATGGAAATGCAAGAGTTCGACCAATATTATCTATGCAACTTGTTTTTTTCAAAAATTGAAGTCAGTAATACATCACTCATTTACCATGTAACATTTGGTAGATACTTTGATGAAGGTGATTATTATGAACTTCGAGCATAA
- a CDS encoding ATP-binding protein, with protein sequence MNNESTMKIGSVIESSPHSILVKIDTLKIFEKAKSALQIGKYLKIQEGNHNFVLCVIQNIKISTDKDEDIFILTVQPVGIFKGEEFFQGNSMLPSPTEPVFLVEDDILNKIFSNEKTKIFHLGNLAQNEEVSFTLDGDKFFSKHVAVVGSTGSGKSCAVAKILQNVVGINDARNINKSDKKNSHIIIFDIHSEYKSAFEIDKNEDFNLNYLDVEKLKLPYWLMNSEELETLFIESNEQNSHNQVSQFKRAVVLNKEKYNPEFKKITYDSPVYFNINEVFNYIYNLNEEVINKIEGEPSLPKLSNGELVENRQIYFNEKLEFTSSNTSKATKASNGPFNGEFNRFLSRFETKLTDKRLEFLLLNQDVEENSKYRTEHFEDILKQFMGYLDRSNVSIIDLSGIPFEVLSITISLISRLIFDFAFHYSKLQHQKDELNDIPFMIVCEEAHNYIPRTGGIEFKAAKKSIERIAKEGRKYGLSLMVVSQRPSEVSDTILSQCNNFINLRLTNINDQNYIKNLLPDNSRSISEILPTLGAGECLVVGDSTPIPSIVKLELPNPEPRSQSIKFHKKWSESWRTPSFEEVIMRWRKENG encoded by the coding sequence ATGAACAATGAATCTACTATGAAAATTGGAAGTGTTATAGAAAGTTCCCCTCATTCAATATTGGTGAAGATTGACACACTAAAGATATTTGAAAAAGCTAAATCAGCATTACAAATTGGAAAATACTTAAAAATTCAAGAAGGAAACCATAACTTTGTATTGTGTGTTATTCAAAATATCAAAATATCCACAGATAAGGATGAAGATATTTTCATTCTTACTGTTCAACCAGTAGGAATTTTTAAAGGAGAAGAGTTTTTTCAAGGTAATTCAATGCTTCCATCACCTACTGAACCAGTTTTCCTAGTAGAAGATGATATTTTAAATAAAATATTCAGCAATGAAAAAACAAAAATATTCCACTTGGGAAACTTGGCACAAAATGAAGAGGTTAGCTTTACATTGGATGGTGATAAGTTTTTTAGTAAACATGTTGCAGTTGTTGGTTCTACTGGATCAGGTAAGTCCTGTGCGGTAGCTAAAATTTTACAAAACGTGGTTGGTATCAATGATGCTAGAAATATTAATAAATCAGATAAAAAGAATTCTCATATTATAATTTTTGATATTCATTCTGAATATAAATCAGCTTTTGAAATTGATAAAAATGAAGATTTTAACTTAAATTACTTAGATGTAGAAAAATTAAAACTTCCATACTGGTTAATGAATTCAGAAGAATTAGAAACATTATTTATAGAAAGTAATGAACAAAATTCCCATAACCAAGTCTCTCAATTTAAACGAGCAGTAGTGTTGAATAAGGAGAAATATAATCCGGAATTTAAAAAAATCACATACGATTCTCCGGTATATTTTAATATTAATGAAGTTTTCAATTATATATATAATCTTAATGAAGAAGTAATCAATAAAATTGAAGGAGAGCCAAGCCTTCCAAAATTAAGCAACGGAGAACTTGTTGAAAATCGCCAAATTTACTTTAATGAAAAACTTGAATTCACATCTTCTAATACTTCAAAAGCAACAAAAGCAAGTAATGGTCCTTTTAATGGAGAATTTAATAGATTCCTGTCTAGATTTGAAACCAAATTAACAGATAAGCGGTTGGAATTTCTGTTATTAAATCAAGATGTAGAAGAAAATTCTAAGTATAGAACTGAACATTTTGAAGATATTTTGAAACAATTTATGGGATATCTAGATCGATCAAACGTTTCAATTATTGATTTGAGTGGTATTCCGTTTGAAGTTTTAAGCATTACAATCAGCTTAATTTCTCGTCTTATTTTTGATTTTGCATTTCATTATTCTAAGCTACAACATCAAAAGGATGAACTTAATGATATACCATTCATGATCGTCTGCGAAGAGGCACATAACTATATTCCAAGAACCGGAGGTATTGAATTTAAAGCTGCGAAGAAATCAATAGAAAGAATTGCAAAGGAAGGGAGAAAATATGGTTTGAGCTTGATGGTTGTAAGTCAAAGGCCTTCTGAAGTTTCTGATACTATCCTTTCTCAGTGTAATAATTTTATTAACCTGCGTCTAACAAATATTAATGACCAAAATTATATTAAAAATCTACTACCAGATAATTCTCGTTCAATATCAGAGATTTTACCTACCCTTGGTGCCGGGGAGTGTTTAGTGGTTGGAGATTCTACTCCAATTCCAAGTATTGTTAAATTAGAGTTACCAAACCCGGAACCCAGATCACAAAGTATTAAATTTCATAAAAAATGGTCAGAAAGTTGGAGAACACCATCATTTGAAGAAGTAATAATGAGATGGAGAAAAGAAAATGGATAA
- a CDS encoding FRG domain-containing protein, whose product MIKYIMKFNFSNTPILFDNIIIDFELVEDPPFYLLITNDDQECFLGYIEGFAEYKSCRVVSRVFKIDEVLNNSDSYIFETENQIKEIGQSDFKNIEIYIRSLKEALEVSNIIVSNNNDFLFRGQANKEWKIESSLFRKGYDGSKESLLYSEIRHINHERFNSKDFIQLTCDMQHYGIPTRLVDWTGNIFNAIYFACVSGSEELSKDGIVFVMNCPEILDVDSETYKDIQSFLEYRYGNKSDITKGIFPILSKVYDSEKKYKFIKTRLSNERIKRQDGYFSTCFEASDSEANSFLRYMLNDYLKRNNSKVPDQYLDQIVDKITIPIDESVMELICQQVEGYNAIATENQINLEGLKEAISRFRNIKSFDHSMNDIQKYDQHIKIIIPATHKRVIINELDKVGINSSTVYPDLEGMTKYIKEKYSN is encoded by the coding sequence TTGATTAAATATATAATGAAATTTAATTTCAGCAATACGCCAATATTATTCGATAATATAATTATAGATTTTGAGTTAGTCGAAGATCCTCCATTTTATCTATTGATTACTAATGATGATCAAGAGTGCTTTTTAGGGTATATTGAGGGTTTTGCAGAATATAAATCATGTAGAGTTGTTTCAAGAGTATTTAAAATTGATGAAGTATTAAATAATTCGGATAGTTATATTTTTGAAACAGAGAATCAAATTAAAGAAATAGGACAAAGTGATTTTAAAAATATTGAAATCTATATTAGGAGTTTAAAAGAAGCTTTGGAAGTGTCTAATATAATCGTTTCAAATAATAATGACTTTCTATTTAGAGGGCAGGCAAATAAAGAGTGGAAAATCGAAAGCAGCTTATTTAGAAAAGGGTATGATGGAAGTAAGGAATCGTTATTATATTCCGAGATTAGGCATATAAATCACGAACGGTTTAATTCTAAAGATTTTATTCAATTAACTTGTGACATGCAGCACTATGGAATTCCTACTAGGCTAGTGGATTGGACTGGTAATATATTTAACGCAATTTATTTTGCATGTGTAAGTGGTAGTGAAGAATTAAGTAAAGACGGAATAGTTTTTGTGATGAACTGTCCAGAAATACTAGATGTAGATTCTGAGACTTACAAAGATATTCAATCCTTTTTAGAATACAGGTATGGAAATAAATCAGATATTACAAAAGGTATATTTCCTATCTTATCGAAAGTATATGATTCTGAGAAAAAATATAAATTCATAAAAACTAGACTTTCTAATGAGAGAATAAAAAGACAAGATGGATACTTTTCTACATGTTTTGAAGCAAGTGATAGTGAGGCTAACAGTTTTTTAAGATATATGTTAAATGATTATCTCAAAAGGAATAATAGTAAAGTTCCTGATCAATATTTAGATCAGATTGTAGATAAAATTACAATCCCAATTGATGAATCAGTTATGGAGCTTATATGCCAACAGGTTGAAGGGTATAACGCCATAGCGACTGAGAATCAAATAAATTTGGAAGGATTAAAAGAAGCTATCAGTAGGTTTAGAAATATTAAATCCTTTGATCATTCTATGAATGATATTCAAAAGTATGATCAACACATTAAGATAATTATTCCTGCAACTCACAAGAGAGTAATTATCAATGAGTTAGATAAGGTTGGGATAAATAGTAGTACTGTATATCCAGATTTAGAAGGAATGACTAAATATATCAAAGAAAAGTATTCTAATTAA
- a CDS encoding Uma2 family endonuclease, giving the protein MNLYPKDYVSVDEYFKIRESSEDLLEYIDGTVYLSPSPSTRHQRISSRLHIKLGMFLEGKQCEVFHAPFDIELKNEEMEGTKIVIPDICVICDKNGFTDQRYVGVPDLIVEILSPSNQSHDLITKLNLYMNYGVKEYWIVNPMLNTITVYSLNNEKMYEQHDMKTIVGRVSSKFLEGFQIDLEYLLC; this is encoded by the coding sequence GTGAATCTTTATCCGAAGGACTATGTTTCAGTAGATGAATATTTTAAAATTCGCGAGAGTAGTGAAGATTTATTAGAATATATAGATGGTACTGTGTATTTGTCTCCATCACCATCAACTAGGCATCAGCGAATATCAAGTAGGCTTCATATCAAACTTGGTATGTTTCTTGAAGGGAAACAATGTGAGGTATTTCATGCACCGTTTGATATTGAATTAAAAAATGAAGAGATGGAAGGAACAAAAATCGTAATCCCAGATATTTGTGTGATTTGCGATAAGAATGGATTTACAGACCAACGATATGTAGGAGTTCCTGATTTAATTGTCGAAATCCTTAGCCCTTCCAATCAATCCCACGACTTAATTACAAAATTAAATCTATATATGAATTACGGAGTCAAAGAATACTGGATTGTTAACCCAATGCTAAATACTATCACCGTATATTCACTAAATAATGAAAAAATGTATGAACAGCATGATATGAAAACAATTGTAGGAAGAGTTTCTTCGAAGTTTCTCGAAGGATTTCAAATAGATTTAGAATATTTACTTTGTTAG
- a CDS encoding DEAD/DEAH box helicase has product MLTNSFDDYKLSDDIKRALSVLKYDTPTEVQREVLPLALQNQDLVVKSQTGSGKTAAFGIPICENIAWEEKKPQALILTPTRELAAQVREDITNIGRFKRIKAVAVYGKEPFSKQREELKHKTHVVVGTPGRVIDHIDRGTLLLDEIKYLIIDEADEMLSMGFIDDIEAIIQALPTNRVTMVFSATLPTDVEKLCYKYMMTPTNIEIASTGIVTNTVDHLIIETQEEDKISLLKDVTTVENPDSCIIFCRTKEHVDTVFAELETSGYSCEKLHGGLLQEDRFAVMNGFKTGNFRYLVATDVAARGIDVDNVTLILNFDVPTEKESYVHRTGRTGRAGNKGKAITFATAHEEKFVKSIERYIGFEIRMMDAPEQAEVARNMPAFQEKSSGRRVVKNNKTARINQDIMKLHFSGGKKKKIRAVDFVGTIAKIEGVSAEDIGIITIKDTMSYVDILNGKGSLVLQEMKDATIKGKKLKVSKAIK; this is encoded by the coding sequence ATGCTTACAAACAGTTTTGATGATTACAAATTAAGTGATGATATTAAGAGAGCATTAAGTGTGTTGAAGTACGATACCCCCACTGAAGTGCAGCGTGAGGTGTTACCTTTAGCATTACAAAACCAAGATCTTGTCGTGAAATCTCAAACAGGAAGTGGCAAAACAGCTGCGTTTGGTATTCCCATTTGTGAAAATATTGCTTGGGAAGAAAAAAAGCCGCAGGCATTAATTCTTACACCTACTAGAGAACTTGCTGCTCAAGTGCGAGAAGATATAACGAATATTGGTCGATTCAAACGAATTAAAGCGGTGGCTGTATACGGAAAGGAACCTTTCTCGAAACAACGCGAAGAATTAAAACATAAAACACATGTCGTCGTCGGTACACCTGGTCGTGTCATCGACCACATTGATAGGGGAACTTTACTGTTAGACGAGATAAAATACCTTATTATCGATGAAGCTGATGAAATGCTTAGTATGGGGTTTATCGACGATATTGAAGCAATTATACAAGCTCTTCCTACCAATCGTGTCACGATGGTATTTTCTGCAACGTTACCTACGGATGTAGAAAAGCTTTGCTACAAATATATGATGACTCCTACTAATATTGAGATTGCCTCTACTGGCATCGTGACAAATACGGTAGACCATCTGATAATCGAAACTCAAGAGGAAGATAAGATCTCTCTCTTAAAAGACGTTACAACCGTGGAAAACCCAGATAGCTGCATTATTTTTTGCCGAACGAAAGAGCATGTCGATACTGTATTTGCAGAACTGGAGACATCCGGCTATTCCTGCGAAAAACTTCATGGTGGCTTATTACAAGAAGATCGTTTTGCTGTCATGAATGGGTTCAAAACAGGAAACTTCCGTTACCTTGTTGCAACAGATGTAGCCGCTAGAGGAATTGACGTCGACAACGTCACACTTATCCTTAACTTTGACGTACCTACCGAGAAAGAGAGCTACGTGCACCGCACCGGACGAACTGGTCGGGCGGGGAACAAAGGAAAAGCGATTACGTTTGCGACAGCTCACGAAGAAAAATTTGTGAAAAGTATTGAAAGATACATCGGGTTCGAGATTCGTATGATGGATGCACCTGAACAGGCAGAAGTTGCGCGCAACATGCCTGCTTTTCAAGAAAAAAGCAGTGGCAGACGCGTAGTAAAAAATAATAAAACGGCCCGTATCAACCAAGACATTATGAAGCTTCATTTCAGTGGCGGCAAAAAGAAGAAAATCCGCGCAGTGGACTTCGTCGGCACCATTGCTAAGATTGAAGGTGTGAGTGCTGAAGATATAGGCATTATCACCATTAAAGATACTATGTCCTACGTGGATATTCTAAACGGAAAAGGCTCTCTTGTTCTACAAGAAATGAAAGATGCCACCATTAAAGGAAAAAAGCTAAAAGTGAGCAAGGCGATTAAATAA
- a CDS encoding DUF438 domain-containing protein has translation MSEIINNREQSEFKKTTRQEMLKEIIKDLHAGKSVEEVKNAFEEAVGSISIDEISQLEQSLMEEEGIPVEEVQRLCSVHTAIFKGSIEEIHRSQKPEDQPGHPVHTFKLENKEIDMLVNFKIQLHVDRFNAEDSHENIYKLIEDLNLLLDIDKHYSRKENLLFPFLEKYNIFGPTKVMWGVDDQIRAYIKAAKNILTNYTSNDKEALLNTMEYVIREVSEMIFKEENILFPMALQHLTEDEWIKIAYESDEIGFCLISQVAEWKPERKALSQSAVSEEFIRMETGFLSIQQLELMLNHLPVDITFIDQDDVVRYFSHGKERIFTRTKAVIGRTVQNCHPPKSVHIVEELLKDFKSGKKDSEDFWIQFRDKYVYIRYFAIRDENGMYMGTVEFTQNIAPIQELEGEKRILGES, from the coding sequence ATGAGTGAAATCATCAATAATCGTGAACAAAGTGAATTTAAAAAAACAACACGCCAAGAAATGTTAAAGGAAATTATAAAAGATTTGCATGCAGGTAAAAGCGTCGAGGAAGTAAAGAATGCCTTTGAAGAAGCTGTTGGATCTATCTCTATAGATGAGATTTCCCAACTTGAACAATCTCTTATGGAAGAAGAGGGCATTCCTGTTGAAGAGGTGCAACGATTATGCTCCGTTCATACTGCTATTTTTAAGGGCTCAATTGAGGAAATTCATCGTAGTCAAAAACCAGAGGATCAACCAGGGCACCCTGTTCACACTTTTAAGCTAGAAAATAAAGAAATTGATATGCTAGTTAATTTCAAGATTCAACTTCATGTAGACCGCTTTAATGCGGAAGATAGTCATGAAAATATATATAAATTAATAGAAGACTTAAACCTACTACTTGATATTGATAAACACTATAGTCGTAAAGAGAATCTATTATTCCCATTCCTAGAGAAATACAATATTTTTGGCCCGACAAAGGTGATGTGGGGAGTAGACGATCAAATTCGCGCCTATATTAAAGCAGCAAAAAATATTTTAACGAATTATACCTCTAATGATAAAGAAGCACTTTTAAATACGATGGAATACGTGATTCGCGAAGTATCAGAAATGATTTTTAAAGAAGAAAATATTTTATTCCCTATGGCTCTTCAGCATTTAACCGAAGATGAGTGGATCAAGATTGCTTATGAAAGTGATGAAATTGGTTTTTGTTTAATCAGTCAAGTGGCAGAATGGAAGCCAGAAAGAAAGGCACTTTCTCAGTCTGCCGTGTCAGAAGAATTTATCCGCATGGAAACAGGCTTTTTATCCATCCAACAGCTTGAACTTATGTTAAACCATTTACCTGTCGATATTACATTCATCGACCAAGACGATGTGGTAAGGTATTTCTCTCATGGAAAGGAACGAATTTTCACGCGAACGAAAGCTGTCATCGGAAGAACGGTACAAAACTGTCATCCTCCAAAAAGCGTTCATATCGTTGAAGAGCTTTTGAAAGATTTTAAATCCGGTAAAAAAGATAGTGAAGATTTTTGGATTCAATTCCGAGATAAATATGTATATATTCGCTATTTTGCCATTCGTGATGAAAATGGAATGTACATGGGAACAGTAGAATTCACTCAAAATATTGCACCTATTCAAGAACTTGAAGGGGAAAAGCGGATTTTAGGGGAGTCGTAA
- a CDS encoding DUF1858 domain-containing protein encodes MPKEIDLNQTLYDLCTQYPEVTSIMVQLGFENIAKPSMLQTAGRVMTIPKGCRMKEIPLETVIATFQEHGFKIIE; translated from the coding sequence ATGCCAAAAGAAATCGATTTAAATCAAACTCTGTATGATCTATGTACTCAATATCCGGAAGTGACATCAATTATGGTTCAGTTAGGATTCGAAAATATAGCAAAGCCATCGATGCTGCAAACAGCGGGCCGTGTCATGACTATACCTAAAGGCTGTCGAATGAAGGAGATACCTTTAGAGACTGTTATAGCAACGTTTCAAGAACACGGGTTTAAAATCATAGAATAA